One part of the Tolypothrix sp. NIES-4075 genome encodes these proteins:
- a CDS encoding SPFH domain-containing protein, with product MLENLFLLVFLALGGSAVAGSVKVVNQGNEALVERLGSYNKKLEPGLNFVVPFLDKVVYKETIREKVLDIPPQKCITRDNVGIEVDAVVYWRIVDMEKAWYKVEDLQSAMVNLVLTQIRSEMGQLELDKTFTARTQINEMLLHDLDIATDPWGVKVTRVELRDIIPSQTVRESMELQMSAERRRRAAILTSEGERESAVNSARGKAEAQILDAEARQKATILQAEAQQKTIVLQAQAEREQQVLKAQATSEALEIITKTLKSDPNAREALQFLLAQNYLEMGTKIGSSDSSKVMFMDPRTIPATLEGMRSIVSDANGSNSNPLFDKMPGK from the coding sequence ATGTTAGAAAACTTATTTCTATTGGTATTTTTGGCGCTTGGTGGTTCAGCTGTAGCAGGGTCTGTAAAAGTAGTCAATCAAGGCAATGAAGCTTTGGTGGAAAGGTTAGGTAGTTATAACAAAAAACTCGAACCAGGGCTGAATTTTGTTGTACCTTTCTTGGATAAAGTCGTTTATAAAGAAACTATCCGCGAAAAAGTCTTAGATATTCCTCCGCAAAAATGCATTACGCGCGATAACGTTGGCATTGAGGTGGATGCGGTGGTTTACTGGCGCATCGTCGATATGGAAAAAGCTTGGTACAAGGTAGAAGATCTCCAGTCGGCGATGGTTAATTTGGTGCTAACCCAAATTCGCTCAGAAATGGGACAGTTGGAGTTAGATAAAACTTTTACTGCTCGCACTCAAATCAATGAGATGTTGTTGCACGATTTGGACATTGCCACCGATCCTTGGGGAGTGAAAGTGACGCGGGTAGAACTGCGCGATATTATACCATCTCAAACGGTGCGCGAATCGATGGAATTGCAAATGTCGGCGGAACGACGCAGACGGGCAGCAATTTTAACTTCCGAAGGCGAACGGGAATCTGCCGTCAATAGCGCTAGAGGTAAAGCTGAGGCGCAAATCCTTGATGCGGAAGCCCGTCAAAAAGCGACAATTCTCCAAGCAGAGGCACAACAAAAGACAATTGTGCTACAAGCGCAAGCAGAACGCGAGCAACAAGTGCTGAAGGCACAAGCAACATCAGAAGCGCTGGAAATTATCACCAAAACCCTGAAAAGTGACCCAAATGCACGAGAAGCTTTGCAGTTTTTACTCGCTCAGAATTATTTAGAAATGGGTACGAAAATTGGTAGCAGCGACAGCAGCAAGGTGATGTTTATGGACCCGCGTACTATCCCAGCCACTTTAGAGGGAATGCGTTCCATTGTCTCTGATGCCAATGGTAGTAACTCCAACCCCCTGTTTGACAAAATGCCTGGGAAATAG
- a CDS encoding NfeD family protein: protein MPSTTLIWLLAGAVLCLMELFLPSAFVAFMMGISALVVALLSLVVLGLWLQIVVWLLLSTVLVLLSRRFVQMPRRKSKIRDAIIAETLTDIQPGKTGRVLYEGNSWRAKCDDDQISVAAHQTVYVTRREGTTLIVMPENLLH from the coding sequence ATGCCAAGTACTACATTAATCTGGCTCTTGGCAGGAGCGGTTCTATGTTTAATGGAACTGTTCTTACCATCAGCTTTTGTTGCCTTCATGATGGGAATTAGTGCCCTAGTGGTGGCGTTGCTGTCTTTAGTGGTTTTGGGTTTATGGTTGCAAATTGTGGTTTGGCTGTTGCTTTCCACAGTGCTAGTTCTGCTTTCCCGTCGGTTTGTGCAAATGCCACGACGTAAGTCAAAAATTCGAGATGCAATCATAGCTGAAACTTTAACAGATATTCAACCTGGAAAAACAGGGCGGGTACTATACGAAGGAAATTCTTGGCGGGCAAAGTGTGACGATGACCAAATCAGCGTCGCAGCCCATCAAACAGTTTATGTGACGAGGCGCGAAGGCACAACTCTGATTGTCATGCCAGAAAACCTCTTGCATTAG
- the purS gene encoding phosphoribosylformylglycinamidine synthase subunit PurS: protein MQRKYLAKIFVTLRPSVLDPAGVAVQSSLKQLGYDNVDSVRIGKYIEVTITEPDERKARQNLDRICDQILANPVIENYRFDLIEVESQTGVF, encoded by the coding sequence GTGCAAAGGAAATATCTAGCTAAAATTTTTGTGACGCTTCGTCCCTCAGTCTTAGACCCTGCTGGTGTGGCTGTACAATCTAGCCTAAAGCAGTTGGGATACGATAACGTTGACTCTGTGCGGATTGGCAAGTACATCGAAGTAACCATCACTGAGCCTGATGAACGTAAAGCGCGTCAAAATTTGGATCGCATCTGTGACCAAATATTAGCAAATCCCGTGATTGAAAATTATCGCTTTGATTTGATTGAGGTCGAATCACAGACGGGAGTCTTTTGA
- a CDS encoding Fur family transcriptional regulator, whose amino-acid sequence MRAIRTRSQDRILSLLKSIKQGISAQDIYVELRNRNQSMGLATVYRSLEALKMEGMVQVRTLANGEALYSLAQQDKHHMTCLQCGISIPINQCPVHDLEEQLQGTHKFKIFYHTLEFFGLCSQCQMAQAAE is encoded by the coding sequence ATGAGAGCCATACGCACCCGCAGTCAAGATCGTATCTTGAGCCTTCTGAAAAGCATCAAGCAAGGCATTTCCGCGCAGGATATTTACGTAGAACTGCGTAACCGCAACCAAAGCATGGGTTTAGCAACAGTTTACCGCTCTTTGGAAGCTTTAAAAATGGAAGGCATGGTACAGGTGCGGACATTGGCTAATGGTGAAGCCCTCTATAGCCTAGCGCAGCAAGACAAGCATCATATGACTTGCTTGCAATGCGGTATTTCAATTCCAATTAATCAATGCCCAGTTCATGACCTAGAAGAACAATTGCAAGGCACTCATAAGTTTAAGATTTTTTACCACACTTTAGAGTTTTTTGGTTTGTGCAGTCAATGCCAAATGGCACAAGCTGCCGAGTAG
- the purQ gene encoding phosphoribosylformylglycinamidine synthase subunit PurQ: MTKFGVLVFPGSNCDRDVAYVTRDILKQPTRMVWHQDTDISDLDAIIIPGGFSYGDYLRCGAIARFSPVMQQVIEHANKGKFVIGICNGFQVLTEAGLLPGALVRNRDLHFICDRSPLKVERTDLPWTQAYTKSEIITLPIAHGEGRYHADDVTLAEIEDNNQVVFRYEGENPNGSLNNIAGICNKQGNVLGMMPHPERASDAMLGGSDGLKLFSGLLEQVAALV; this comes from the coding sequence ATGACTAAATTCGGCGTTTTGGTTTTTCCGGGTTCTAATTGCGATCGCGATGTTGCTTATGTCACACGAGACATTCTCAAGCAACCTACTCGCATGGTTTGGCATCAAGATACGGATATTTCTGATTTGGATGCGATCATTATCCCTGGTGGCTTTAGTTACGGGGATTATCTGCGCTGTGGAGCGATCGCTCGTTTTTCACCTGTGATGCAGCAGGTTATCGAACATGCAAATAAAGGTAAGTTTGTCATCGGTATTTGTAATGGATTTCAGGTATTAACTGAAGCCGGACTTTTGCCGGGAGCGTTGGTGAGAAATCGAGATTTGCATTTTATATGCGATCGCTCTCCCCTAAAAGTTGAGCGTACCGATTTACCTTGGACGCAAGCTTATACAAAGAGTGAAATTATCACTTTACCAATTGCTCACGGTGAAGGAAGATATCATGCTGATGATGTCACTTTGGCAGAAATTGAAGATAACAATCAAGTTGTCTTTCGTTACGAAGGTGAGAATCCTAACGGTTCGTTAAATAATATTGCAGGTATTTGCAATAAGCAAGGAAATGTGTTAGGCATGATGCCTCATCCAGAAAGAGCGTCTGACGCAATGTTGGGTGGTAGCGATGGTTTGAAGTTGTTTTCTGGATTGTTAGAGCAAGTAGCAGCTTTAGTTTAG